CAATTTATCATTAGCACTAGTCCAGAAATTCATTTACATCCTCCTTAAGAAACGCCATGTGGCAATATGCATCTGTGATTGATTGTGCTCAGTGCTAATATAAAGAAGCGGCACCTAATTTAATTATAGTATATGTTCCCACAATATCCAGTTTATTATTTTATTGAGACTTACCCGCCACAGGGGGTAAATTATATTTTACCCCCTGTGGCGGGTAAGTCAAAATGATGGAGAAACGAAAGAAGCTTATTATATCGCCAAAAGTATTAGCGATCTGTGTGATTGATCGCCGTATAAAATTAAAATTAAGCCAAGCAGAAGTTGCAGATCTAGTGGGATTGAAGCAGCAAACAATTTCACACTTTGAGACTCATCCTGAAGGGACTAGGATTGAAACCTTATTTCGCATTCTTTTTGCTGTTAATTTGGATTTGCGTTTGCTAGGAAAAGAAGAAACAAATAATAGTGAAACGGAGTGGTAGATAATAGAGTCTGTATGCTAACGTAGAGTTGGACTGTGTCTTCCGTCTTTTAATCTAACTAAATGCACCAAAGTAACATTTGGTTGGGAATTTTTTTATACATGATTTTATAGTTGTAATGATTACAAAGCTTATTAACTGAATAATGTTGTGAAGTTTTAAAGCAGAATATCATAAAATTAATAAATAGAGATCATATAATATCTCGATTAGAGATTATGGGGAAATGTTTCTTAAAAAAAGAATAAAAATGGTGCGGTCATCCAGTTCGTGAGTAATTTTACGGATTTTCATATTTTGCTTCATCCTTTAATTTTTAGTTGTGTCACGAATATATAAGACAAAAAATGTGTCTATAAGTTCGAGACATAAAATACATACTGCTATGTGTGCATAAATTAACTAATTATGAGGAATTGTAATATGAAAAATTATCCTGAAATGTCCGTTACTCAAGAGAAAGCTTTAATTGAAGCGACACATTATTTTGGTAAATTGGTAACGAAAGCTGTTGTTGATCCAGAACAAAATAAGAAGAGTATTACACTAGGAAATAAATTAAGTGCAGCGGGAAATGTTGTAAAAGCTGATGGTTCTCCTGCCGGAGCAGATGAATTTGCTAGGAACGTTGACGGTAGTATTAAAGGTAGTGATG
Above is a window of Gammaproteobacteria bacterium DNA encoding:
- a CDS encoding helix-turn-helix domain-containing protein; protein product: MEKRKKLIISPKVLAICVIDRRIKLKLSQAEVADLVGLKQQTISHFETHPEGTRIETLFRILFAVNLDLRLLGKEETNNSETEW